The Gammaproteobacteria bacterium genome includes the window GGTGCGGCCAGCGAGCCATCGATAACCGCAGGTGCGACGGGTGCGGCGGTGACGGTTTCGCACTGACGGCAGGCATACTGTGGGCGAATATGGCGGATGACGAAGAAGCGTGCCGGTTCGATATCCAGTTGCTCGCTGACATCTTCGCCAATCTTGATCAGGTTGGCTTGGCAGGCGGCGCAGGTGCAGGATTCCGGTTCATGGCGCACTTCGACACGCAGCAAGTGTTCGGGCAATGCCTGGCGTCCGGCGCGGCTTCTGGGCGTGACAGGGGTGGGTGGCAATTTGAGTTCGGCTTCGACGGCTGCCATATCCTGCACAATGTCGTCCTCGAACAATTGCCGCTGTTCCGCGCTCATCGCTTCAGACTTGGCGCCATAGCGCATGCGGCGCAGGTAGGCCACTTCCTGCACCAAGGCTTGAATCTTGATGTCCTGGGAGTGGATGGTTAATTGCTGTGAATTGACGAGTTCGGTGAGCCGGATAATGTCGGCATCATGGGACTGAATTGGGGATGGTGGAACGTTGCCAGCCGGGGCTGGAGAAGCAGATGAACGAGCTGTTTTACCCAGTGAATTCATGGGGTTAATTATACGTCAGGCCATCCTGTAACGCACTAAAAATGTAGCATAAATTGGTAAAAATATGCAGTATTTTTATACTAAACCCGCCATTGCAACGGCGGTGTTGCACACAGCCTCTGCCAATCTATTCCGGTAGTGAGCCAGTGCCACTGTTCGGCGCTCATGCGATAGAGCGATTCGCCCGGCACAGGCCAGCGGAACCGCCCTTTGTGCAAGCGGCGATGACACAGCCAGACACCCGTACCATCCCACACCAGCAACTTGATGCGTGTGTGGTTGCGGTTGGTAAAACCATAGGCGGTGCCATCGCAGGGTGAGCGCCCGTCTGTTTGCTGAATCAGCAACGATAAGCGGTCTATTCCCCAGCGCATATCCACCGGCGCCACGGCCAAAAATACCTGCTCGGGCTGAATCATTTCACCAAC containing:
- the tnpB gene encoding IS66 family insertion sequence element accessory protein TnpB (TnpB, as the term is used for proteins encoded by IS66 family insertion elements, is considered an accessory protein, since TnpC, encoded by a neighboring gene, is a DDE family transposase.); translation: MIQPEQVFLAVAPVDMRWGIDRLSLLIQQTDGRSPCDGTAYGFTNRNHTRIKLLVWDGTGVWLCHRRLHKGRFRWPVPGESLYRMSAEQWHWLTTGIDWQRLCATPPLQWRV